The Gadus macrocephalus chromosome 20, ASM3116895v1 genome includes a region encoding these proteins:
- the tmem30c gene encoding transmembrane protein 30C, with translation MGKEAANTGPLAHRPDNSAFMQQRLPAWSPMLTTSTVLPFMYCMAVLCLVVGVSLLITVQGTQEMKLDYTEAGTCNNCFQSLKNVSNAGKSCSCRVVFTLEHEFKGDVFFYYGLQNFHQNLRKYMDSRDDAQMVGRKQNLKNPSSYCEPYIRDEKDVPIAPCGAVANSMFNDSFALQYQGQPGDPINTVPLYRKGIAWYTDENVKFRNPPRNKSQTLAQVFEGTTSPPYWQKPVYQLDPLDATNNGFINEDLIVWMREAAFPNFKKLYGVLVRTQEPFTNGLPAGNYSIDIVYNFPVQYFKGRKQVVLSTVTWFGGQNRFLPIAYLVTSGLVFIIAIFLTVIWWKFGKDAKNMNE, from the exons ATGGGTAAAGAGGCGGCCAACACCGGGCCCCTGGCTCATAGGCCAGACAACTCGGCCTTCATGCAGCAGCGTCTCCCGGCCTGGTCCCCCATGCTAACGACTAGCACAGTCCTGCCCTTCATGTACTGCATGGCTGTGCTGTGCCTGGTGGTGGGAGTGTCTTTGCTCATCACCGTACAGGGCACACAGGAAATGAag TTGGACTATACAGAGGCCGGGACATGTAACAACTGCTTTCAATCCCTTAAAAATGTCTCCAATGCGGGAAAATCCTGCTCATGTCGAGTGGTGTTTACTCTTGAACACGAATTTAAG GGTGATGTTTTCTTCTACTATGGGCTCCAGAACTTCCACCAGAACCTCCGCAAGTACATGGATTCCCGGGATGATGCACAGATGGTTGGCAGAAAGCAAAATCTCAAG AACCCGAGCTCATACTGTGAGCCATATATAAGGGATGAAAAGGACGTTCCCATTGCTCCATGTGGTGCTGTAGCCAACAGCATGTTCAACG ACTCCTTCGCTCTGCAGTACCAGGGTCAACCCGGCGACCCCATCAATACCGTCCCTCTGTACAGGAAGGGAATCGCCTGGTACACCGACGAGAATGTCAAGTTCCGCAACCCGCCCAGGAACAAGAGCCAGACCCTGGCCCAGGTGTTTGAAG GCACAACCAGTCCCCCATACTGGCAGAAGCCTGTGTACCAGCTGGATCCACTGGACGCCACCAACAACGGCTTCATCAACGAGGACCTGATCGTGTGGATGCGGGAGGCGGCCTTCCCCAACTTCAAGAAGCTCTACGGGGTCCTGGTACGAACCCAGGAGCCCTTCACCAATGGACTGCCTGCTGGGAACTACAGCATCGACATCGTCTACA ACTTCCCCGTACAGTACTTCAAGGGCAGAAAGCAGGTGGTGCTGTCTACAGTGACGTGGTTCGGAGGCCAGAACCGTTTCCTGCCCATTGCTTACCTGGTGACCAGCGGCCTGGTGTTCATCATAGCGATCTTTCTCACCGTCATCTGGTGGAAGTTTGGCAAGGATGCTAAGAACATGAACGAATGA